A single Trichocoleus sp. FACHB-46 DNA region contains:
- a CDS encoding DUF3747 domain-containing protein: MSNSLRLQLAVSATLALSAISSVNPAIAAATFTQQEVDQSKFIAVAAPYGRQAHQLLILEQVSNKQACWQEGGIATGSHTPVEPLLLGFDFTGICGRSTDSNGYSVRMAGQDLGLKYSLRVVKRNNELVLIGQPNRGQNLPALEIGRTRGLDSGFAKIFLDPGWRLSKRVYNDRPLGHVYLTNDLAPETLLPSNIATGSTPPTTIPVVGSTKPAALPTTGPTRPANGSVTVPAPLPSARPTQPIGIVRPAQPIGTVRPAQPTVVIPKTPTTATVIPVPVPPPQSTSQPVSQPIGQPIGVTSPKPTASTSVPILVPLPETKTGNRPSTSSVKLPTITPAVSIPPVTNSSRPLPNSGIKVTPAPSLPSVIPSPSAPSKGGFVVPTVGEQSSTQAPATPTVQIKLPTVTVYQ, from the coding sequence ATGTCGAATTCCCTGCGACTCCAATTGGCTGTCTCAGCCACGCTAGCGTTGAGTGCCATCAGTTCTGTTAATCCAGCGATCGCGGCGGCTACCTTCACTCAACAGGAGGTAGATCAGAGCAAATTTATTGCGGTAGCTGCTCCCTATGGCCGACAAGCTCACCAACTCCTCATCTTAGAACAGGTCTCCAATAAGCAGGCCTGCTGGCAAGAGGGCGGAATCGCCACAGGAAGCCATACGCCTGTAGAACCGTTGTTACTCGGCTTTGATTTCACTGGCATTTGTGGACGTAGCACCGATAGCAATGGCTACTCTGTGCGGATGGCAGGCCAAGACCTAGGATTGAAGTATAGTTTGCGAGTGGTCAAACGCAACAATGAATTGGTGCTCATCGGGCAACCCAACCGGGGACAAAATTTACCAGCGTTGGAAATTGGCAGAACCCGTGGCTTAGACTCAGGCTTCGCCAAGATTTTCCTTGATCCAGGTTGGCGGTTGAGTAAGCGCGTTTACAACGATCGCCCACTGGGTCATGTTTACCTCACCAATGATTTGGCTCCAGAGACCTTGCTACCCAGCAATATTGCCACGGGTTCGACTCCACCTACCACGATTCCTGTGGTGGGCTCGACAAAACCTGCGGCTCTACCTACGACTGGCCCGACTCGGCCTGCCAATGGATCTGTAACTGTTCCTGCTCCCCTACCATCGGCTCGACCTACTCAACCAATTGGGATCGTTCGACCCGCGCAACCAATTGGGACCGTTCGGCCTGCTCAACCCACAGTAGTGATTCCCAAAACCCCCACGACTGCAACTGTGATTCCAGTGCCAGTCCCTCCTCCTCAATCCACAAGTCAGCCCGTTAGCCAGCCGATTGGCCAGCCGATTGGGGTAACATCTCCAAAACCGACTGCATCCACGTCTGTTCCTATTTTGGTACCCTTACCAGAAACCAAGACGGGAAATAGACCCAGCACTTCTAGTGTCAAGCTCCCCACCATCACGCCTGCGGTGAGCATTCCCCCCGTGACCAACTCCAGTCGTCCTTTACCCAACAGCGGTATTAAGGTGACACCCGCTCCCAGTCTCCCATCTGTTATTCCCTCCCCCAGTGCGCCTAGTAAGGGGGGTTTCGTGGTGCCCACAGTAGGAGAGCAAAGCAGCACCCAGGCACCTGCGACTCCCACAGTTCAGATCAAATTACCAACCGTTACGGTTTACCAGTAA
- a CDS encoding isomerizing glutamine--fructose-6-phosphate transaminase, which translates to MLDDRPEFRHPEFRHFMLKEIYEQPDVVRACLEKYLNLDWTQNRTSESPIHLGLPASFYNGLAEIHIVACGTSLHASLVGQYWLEQLAGIPTRVRYASEFPDHPFPLTPNTLTIAVTQSGETADTLKALTFEQQRRSQLTPACRPRLLGLTNQPNSTLQQRVDHILHAPSEQEVGVAATKSFVAQLIVFYTLALDLACRRQMLSSDRLDILLREVERLPEKISQILAATDAIAQLAKELVDTQDFIFLARGINYPIALEGALKLKETSYIHAEGYAAGEFLHGPIAILDEQVTVVAIAMPGQVYDKTLANLQKVKSRGARLIAITTPVNSEAAALFDSLLPIPDVDELLSPILTVIPLQLLAYYITVYRGLDVDRPRGLTKSLSAE; encoded by the coding sequence ATGCTGGACGATCGCCCAGAATTTCGTCACCCAGAATTTCGGCATTTCATGCTGAAGGAGATCTATGAGCAACCTGATGTCGTTCGGGCTTGCCTAGAGAAGTATCTGAATTTGGATTGGACACAGAATCGCACTTCAGAGTCTCCAATCCATCTGGGATTGCCAGCCAGCTTCTATAACGGTTTGGCCGAAATTCACATTGTTGCTTGTGGCACCAGTCTCCATGCCAGTTTAGTTGGGCAATATTGGCTAGAACAGTTGGCAGGTATTCCGACTAGAGTTCGTTATGCTTCGGAGTTTCCAGACCACCCATTTCCCTTAACTCCCAATACATTGACGATCGCAGTCACTCAATCGGGAGAAACAGCAGACACACTCAAGGCGCTGACATTCGAGCAACAACGGCGGTCTCAACTCACTCCAGCTTGCCGTCCTCGCTTGCTAGGTTTAACCAATCAACCGAACAGTACCCTACAGCAACGAGTAGACCATATCCTACATGCACCTTCTGAACAGGAAGTGGGAGTGGCAGCAACCAAGAGTTTTGTCGCTCAGTTAATAGTGTTCTACACCTTGGCGCTGGATCTGGCTTGTCGCCGCCAAATGCTATCTAGCGATCGCCTCGATATCTTGCTCAGAGAAGTAGAACGGTTGCCCGAGAAGATCTCCCAAATCTTAGCAGCAACAGACGCGATCGCCCAACTGGCGAAAGAGTTGGTGGATACTCAAGATTTTATCTTTTTGGCTAGGGGGATTAATTACCCCATTGCGCTCGAAGGAGCCTTGAAGCTAAAAGAAACCAGCTATATCCATGCTGAAGGTTATGCGGCTGGAGAGTTTCTCCACGGGCCGATCGCGATTCTGGATGAGCAAGTAACGGTGGTTGCGATCGCGATGCCAGGGCAAGTTTACGACAAAACTTTGGCGAATCTGCAAAAGGTGAAATCTCGTGGCGCTAGGTTAATTGCCATTACCACGCCTGTAAATTCTGAAGCCGCCGCTTTGTTTGATTCGTTGCTGCCGATCCCAGACGTAGATGAGTTACTCTCGCCAATTTTGACGGTGATTCCCTTACAACTCCTGGCCTATTACATCACGGTGTATCGGGGGCTAGATGTCGATCGCCCGCGTGGTTTAACTAAATCTTTGAGTGCAGAATAA
- a CDS encoding NB-ARC domain-containing protein, whose protein sequence is MTAEEALGIVEQVLEVGRLNKVQETVFKRAWEGWSYSEIAKESGYDQGYIKDTGAKLWQLLSDALGERVTKFNCPTVLKRSQAKRQEVAVSDRGDSSTSLAHASSSSLPAQDWGEAIDVSIFYGRADELSTLRQWVQQDRCRLVTLLGMGGIGKTALSVKVGEQLQGEFECLIWRSLRDAPPLPELLATLIKFLSRQQDITLPESLSGQLSRLLELLRGSRCLLILDNFEAILQGGMRAGAYRSGYESYGELLRRVGEISHQSCLVITTREKPQEVGALEGDLLSVRTLSVAGLEAIAGHEILLAKGLAGSTTEQEQLIEHYRGNPLALKIAATSIQDLFAGDIAAFLDQGMGAFNGIATLLTQQFERLSDIEAQVMYWLAINREPVVPAELQVNMIPEISRPKLMETLESLTWRCLIDTAKPTAGATRPLGFTQQPVVMEYVTEKLIEQVCEEIVTVSPRLLLSHVLMQGQAKEYIRESQIRLILKAVVERSLTKLGSLQQLEQKLNQLLTQLQSQSLGFTGYGGGNLLNLLRQLETNLAGYDFSGLKIRQAYLQDVNLHQVNFAQAEFIHCVFAATFGGITSVAFNADGQLLATSDTNGDIHIWRATNSKQMVACKGHNSWVWAVAFNQDSRVLASCGQDHTVRLWDVETGQCLKTLHGHTSIVTAIAFAPHPSFPDSTTAQILISSSTDHTIRIWDIQTGDCLRVLAGHTACVWAVSVAANGQTLASAGEDQTIKLWAIATGECFKSFPAHSHWIKALALSPDGQTLVSGSFDNTVKLWNASTGECLKTLPGHVSTVASVAFSPNGKVVASGSYDQTVKLWSVPSGKCLTTLEKHTNRVWSVAFHPEGHLLASGGDDHTARIWDISTSQCARTIQGHSNSIYAIALSPDQQWLASGHEDQTVRLWDFNAIDSDASRSLTYPLKKIFRGHANRIFGVAFTPDSQTLVTGSLDRTIKLWNVQTGECLKTLQGHTSWVWAIALSPDGRLVASGSYDHLVKLWDITSGECLQTLSGHTSSVLSVAFSPDGCLLASGGYEQMINLWDVATGQCLRTLQAHANRVWSVSFCPDGQLLATGGDDFTVKLWNIATGECERTLSGHTSAVLSILFHPSSDQLITGSADRTIKIWSLTTGECLNTLSGHQNWVWSLLLDAHHYLLWSGSQDETMKCWDLETGTCLNTLQPPRPYEGMNITEVKGLTEAQKTTLIALGAIADS, encoded by the coding sequence ATGACTGCTGAAGAAGCATTAGGGATTGTTGAGCAGGTTCTAGAGGTAGGCCGCTTAAATAAAGTGCAAGAGACAGTATTTAAGCGAGCTTGGGAAGGATGGTCATATTCAGAAATTGCGAAAGAATCTGGCTATGACCAAGGCTACATCAAAGATACGGGTGCTAAGTTGTGGCAGTTACTCTCGGATGCTTTAGGCGAGAGAGTCACAAAATTCAACTGTCCAACCGTGTTGAAGCGATCGCAAGCCAAGCGCCAGGAAGTTGCAGTTAGCGATCGAGGAGACAGTAGCACCTCCTTAGCTCACGCTTCTAGCTCCTCACTCCCGGCTCAAGATTGGGGAGAAGCGATTGATGTGTCAATCTTTTATGGTCGAGCCGATGAACTCAGCACTTTGCGTCAGTGGGTGCAGCAAGACCGTTGCCGTCTCGTCACCCTTTTGGGGATGGGAGGGATTGGTAAAACAGCTTTGTCTGTCAAAGTTGGGGAACAATTACAGGGTGAGTTTGAGTGTCTGATTTGGCGATCGCTGCGAGATGCCCCGCCCTTACCAGAGCTACTCGCAACTTTGATCAAGTTTTTATCTCGTCAGCAAGACATCACCTTGCCAGAAAGCTTAAGTGGCCAGCTTTCTCGTCTGTTGGAGCTGTTACGAGGATCTCGCTGTCTACTGATTCTGGATAACTTTGAGGCGATCCTCCAAGGAGGTATGCGAGCAGGAGCTTACCGCAGCGGCTATGAAAGCTATGGAGAGTTGCTGAGGCGGGTCGGCGAGATCTCCCATCAAAGTTGCTTGGTAATTACAACTCGGGAGAAACCTCAAGAAGTCGGAGCGCTAGAAGGAGATTTGCTATCCGTGCGAACGCTTTCCGTGGCTGGGTTAGAGGCGATCGCAGGGCATGAAATTTTGCTGGCTAAAGGATTGGCAGGTTCGACCACCGAACAAGAGCAGTTGATCGAGCACTACCGAGGAAATCCGTTGGCGCTCAAGATTGCCGCTACCTCAATTCAGGATTTATTTGCCGGTGATATTGCGGCGTTTCTCGACCAAGGTATGGGAGCATTTAACGGCATTGCGACCTTACTGACTCAACAGTTTGAGCGCTTGTCAGACATAGAAGCTCAGGTGATGTATTGGTTAGCAATTAATCGGGAACCAGTTGTTCCGGCAGAATTGCAAGTCAACATGATACCGGAGATTTCCAGACCCAAATTGATGGAGACTCTGGAATCGCTGACATGGCGCTGTCTGATTGACACAGCCAAGCCGACTGCTGGTGCAACTCGCCCACTGGGATTTACGCAACAGCCTGTGGTGATGGAATATGTGACCGAGAAACTGATCGAGCAAGTCTGTGAGGAGATCGTCACGGTGTCCCCTCGGTTGCTGTTGAGTCATGTGTTGATGCAGGGGCAAGCCAAAGAGTATATTCGGGAAAGCCAAATTCGGCTCATTCTAAAAGCTGTGGTGGAGCGATCGCTGACCAAATTAGGTTCTCTACAACAGCTTGAGCAAAAACTGAATCAGCTCCTGACTCAGCTACAGAGCCAATCACTCGGATTCACCGGATATGGCGGTGGCAATCTCCTCAACTTACTTCGTCAGTTAGAGACGAATTTAGCAGGTTATGATTTTTCCGGGTTAAAGATCCGCCAAGCCTATCTACAAGATGTCAATTTACATCAAGTAAATTTCGCTCAGGCAGAATTCATTCACTGTGTTTTTGCAGCGACTTTCGGCGGCATTACTTCCGTAGCCTTTAACGCAGACGGTCAGCTCTTAGCCACCAGTGATACCAATGGCGACATTCATATTTGGAGAGCAACAAACAGCAAGCAGATGGTAGCTTGCAAAGGCCATAATAGTTGGGTTTGGGCGGTTGCTTTTAACCAGGACAGCCGAGTTTTAGCCAGTTGTGGGCAAGATCATACAGTGCGGCTGTGGGATGTCGAAACAGGACAATGCCTCAAAACTTTGCATGGACACACCAGCATTGTCACGGCGATCGCCTTTGCGCCTCATCCTAGTTTTCCAGATAGTACAACGGCGCAAATTCTCATTAGTAGTAGTACCGACCATACCATCCGCATTTGGGATATCCAGACAGGAGATTGCCTACGAGTTTTGGCAGGGCATACCGCTTGTGTCTGGGCGGTGAGTGTTGCTGCTAATGGCCAAACCCTAGCCAGTGCAGGTGAAGATCAAACCATCAAGCTCTGGGCGATCGCCACAGGAGAATGTTTCAAAAGCTTCCCGGCACATAGTCATTGGATTAAAGCGCTGGCACTCAGTCCAGATGGACAAACGCTGGTGAGTGGCAGTTTTGACAATACCGTGAAGCTCTGGAATGCTAGCACGGGAGAATGTCTGAAAACGCTTCCAGGGCATGTCAGCACCGTAGCCTCTGTCGCGTTCAGCCCGAACGGCAAAGTGGTTGCTAGTGGTAGCTATGACCAAACTGTAAAGCTGTGGAGTGTGCCTTCAGGTAAATGTCTCACTACTTTAGAAAAACATACCAATCGGGTTTGGTCTGTAGCTTTTCACCCAGAGGGACATCTACTCGCGAGCGGGGGAGATGACCATACAGCCAGAATTTGGGATATCTCTACGAGCCAATGTGCCAGAACTATTCAGGGACACAGCAACTCGATCTATGCGATCGCCCTGAGTCCAGATCAGCAATGGCTTGCGAGTGGTCATGAAGACCAAACAGTTAGATTATGGGATTTCAACGCCATAGATTCAGACGCATCTCGCAGTTTGACCTACCCACTGAAAAAAATCTTTCGCGGACATGCGAATCGTATCTTTGGCGTCGCCTTTACGCCGGATAGCCAAACTTTAGTAACAGGCAGCTTAGACCGCACAATTAAACTGTGGAATGTGCAAACTGGAGAATGCCTGAAAACATTGCAAGGTCACACCAGTTGGGTTTGGGCGATCGCCTTAAGTCCAGATGGCAGATTAGTCGCCAGTGGTAGTTACGACCATCTAGTCAAGTTGTGGGACATCACCAGTGGAGAATGTCTCCAGACATTGTCAGGACATACGAGTTCTGTGTTGTCAGTTGCCTTTAGTCCAGATGGCTGCTTGCTTGCGAGTGGTGGTTATGAGCAAATGATTAATCTATGGGATGTAGCTACAGGCCAGTGTCTCAGAACCCTTCAAGCGCATGCTAACCGAGTGTGGTCTGTGTCGTTTTGCCCGGATGGTCAACTACTGGCAACTGGGGGAGATGACTTCACCGTCAAACTGTGGAATATTGCCACTGGAGAATGTGAGAGAACTCTGTCAGGACATACTAGTGCCGTTCTATCCATTCTTTTTCATCCCAGCAGTGACCAGCTCATTACTGGTAGTGCTGACAGAACGATTAAGATCTGGAGCTTAACTACCGGAGAATGTCTCAACACCTTATCGGGGCATCAAAACTGGGTTTGGTCCTTGCTCTTGGATGCTCATCATTACCTGTTGTGGAGTGGTAGCCAAGACGAAACGATGAAGTGTTGGGATCTGGAAACTGGAACCTGTCTCAACACCCTGCAACCACCCCGACCCTATGAAGGAATGAATATTACAGAGGTCAAAGGCTTAACAGAAGCCCAAAAAACCACATTAATCGCCTTGGGAGCGATCGCTGACTCATAG
- a CDS encoding alpha/beta hydrolase, translating into MPTLVLLFKLLLKLLLVLGGGLAIAYLAACVFLLFRQNRFIFFPAPVSETTPAVVNLVYQDIWIPITTPTGKAERLHGWWMPPTEPEQGVILYVHGNGANVGATVSQSQRFHQLGLSVFVFDYRGYGRSEGSFPTEAQVYADTQAAWNYLTQVREIPPEQIFLYGHSLGGAIAIDLAIKQPEVAGLIVESSFTSMRRMVDVRGGFGLFPADLLLTQKFNSLEKVRSLKTPVLFIHGTLDLTVPAEMSRTLFQAAPEPKQLLLVEDAGHNDVAAIGEGRYLQVIQQFVEQVQTRQKQTAVSQ; encoded by the coding sequence ATGCCCACGCTGGTTTTGCTGTTCAAACTCTTGCTGAAGTTACTGCTGGTCTTGGGAGGCGGGCTGGCGATCGCCTATTTAGCAGCTTGTGTCTTCCTGCTATTTCGGCAAAATCGGTTTATCTTCTTTCCTGCTCCCGTTAGCGAAACCACACCCGCAGTTGTCAATCTGGTTTATCAAGATATCTGGATACCCATCACCACTCCTACAGGCAAAGCCGAGCGCTTACATGGATGGTGGATGCCCCCTACAGAGCCAGAACAAGGCGTGATTTTGTATGTGCATGGCAATGGGGCGAATGTGGGAGCCACTGTATCTCAATCCCAGCGGTTTCATCAGCTAGGGCTATCTGTCTTTGTGTTTGACTACCGAGGATATGGTCGCAGTGAGGGCAGTTTCCCTACTGAAGCGCAGGTTTATGCAGATACACAAGCTGCGTGGAACTATTTAACTCAAGTCCGGGAGATTCCACCGGAACAGATTTTTCTTTATGGTCATTCCTTAGGTGGGGCGATCGCGATTGACTTAGCCATCAAGCAGCCTGAAGTCGCTGGGCTGATCGTGGAAAGTAGCTTTACTTCCATGCGCCGGATGGTCGATGTTCGAGGTGGATTTGGTCTATTTCCAGCGGATCTGTTGTTGACGCAGAAGTTTAACTCCTTGGAAAAGGTGCGATCGCTGAAGACACCTGTGTTGTTCATCCACGGTACTTTGGATTTGACAGTCCCCGCAGAAATGAGCCGCACTTTATTTCAGGCAGCGCCAGAACCTAAGCAACTTTTATTGGTGGAGGATGCGGGACACAATGATGTCGCTGCCATTGGTGAGGGCCGCTATCTTCAAGTGATTCAACAATTTGTGGAGCAGGTGCAGACCAGACAGAAGCAAACCGCTGTTTCTCAGTGA
- the gatA gene encoding Asp-tRNA(Asn)/Glu-tRNA(Gln) amidotransferase subunit GatA, which produces MASIRELHQQLVSKERSAVEITQEALERIQALEPKLHSFLCVTADRALEQARQVDAKIAAGEEIGLLAGIPVGIKDNLCTQGIPTTCGSRILENFVPPYESTVTQKLAAAGAVMVGKTNLDEFAMGSSTENSAYQVTANPWDLERVPGGSSGGSAAAVAARECVVALGSDTGGSIRQPASFCGVVGLKPTYGLVSRYGLVAYASSLDQIGPFGRSVEDAAVLLQAIAGYDAKDSTSLNVEIPDYSKFLKPDLKPRGRRKIGVIQETFGEGLDPVVEAAVTKAIQQLQDLGAEIQVISCPSFRYGLPTYYIIAPSEASANLARYDGVKYGFRSEDPDNILAMYTKTRAQGFGSEVKRRIMIGTYALSAGYYDAYYLKAQKVRTLIKQDFERAFEQVDLLVCPTAPSTAFKAGEKTADPLSMYLSDLMTIPVNLAGLPGLSVPCGFDDKGMPIGLQMISNVLREDILFQVAYAYEQSTPWHEQLPYMG; this is translated from the coding sequence ATGGCATCCATCCGCGAGTTGCATCAACAGCTTGTCAGCAAAGAGCGCTCGGCTGTGGAAATTACCCAAGAAGCTCTAGAGCGTATTCAAGCCCTAGAGCCGAAATTGCATAGCTTTCTGTGCGTCACGGCAGATCGGGCGCTAGAGCAAGCACGGCAAGTCGATGCCAAAATTGCGGCAGGGGAAGAAATCGGACTGTTAGCAGGTATCCCTGTAGGGATTAAGGACAATCTCTGTACGCAGGGTATTCCCACGACCTGCGGTTCGCGAATTTTAGAAAACTTTGTGCCGCCCTACGAGTCCACAGTGACCCAGAAGCTAGCTGCCGCTGGAGCTGTGATGGTGGGTAAAACTAACTTGGACGAGTTTGCGATGGGTAGCTCCACCGAGAACTCAGCGTATCAAGTCACCGCGAATCCTTGGGATCTAGAGCGTGTGCCTGGTGGCTCCTCTGGTGGCTCGGCGGCGGCGGTTGCGGCTAGAGAGTGCGTAGTCGCTTTGGGATCAGACACCGGCGGATCAATTCGGCAACCCGCTTCCTTCTGCGGTGTGGTGGGTCTGAAGCCAACTTATGGCTTGGTTTCGCGCTATGGTTTGGTGGCTTATGCTTCTTCGTTGGATCAAATTGGGCCGTTTGGTCGCAGTGTCGAAGATGCGGCAGTGTTGTTGCAGGCGATCGCGGGCTACGATGCCAAAGACTCGACCAGCCTTAACGTAGAAATCCCGGACTACTCGAAATTTCTCAAGCCTGATCTCAAACCCAGAGGTCGGCGCAAAATTGGGGTAATTCAAGAAACCTTTGGCGAAGGGCTTGATCCGGTCGTAGAAGCCGCAGTCACCAAAGCGATTCAACAACTTCAGGATTTGGGCGCGGAAATTCAAGTAATTTCTTGTCCTAGCTTCCGCTACGGTTTGCCGACTTATTACATCATTGCGCCCTCTGAAGCTTCGGCTAATTTGGCTCGCTATGATGGCGTGAAATATGGCTTCCGCTCGGAAGACCCTGATAACATCCTGGCGATGTATACCAAGACCCGCGCTCAAGGGTTTGGCTCTGAGGTGAAGCGGCGGATCATGATTGGCACCTATGCTTTGTCTGCTGGATACTACGACGCTTATTACCTGAAGGCCCAAAAAGTTCGGACTTTGATCAAGCAAGACTTCGAGCGAGCCTTTGAACAAGTGGATCTGTTAGTCTGTCCCACTGCCCCTTCTACGGCATTTAAGGCAGGTGAGAAAACGGCTGATCCGTTAAGCATGTATCTGTCTGACTTGATGACCATTCCGGTGAACTTAGCGGGCTTACCAGGCTTGAGCGTTCCCTGTGGCTTTGATGACAAAGGCATGCCCATTGGTCTACAGATGATCAGCAATGTGCTGCGGGAAGATATCTTGTTCCAGGTTGCCTATGCCTATGAGCAATCTACGCCTTGGCACGAGCAATTGCCCTATATGGGTTAA
- a CDS encoding alpha/beta fold hydrolase, with product MQSQNSSFDRAAQAARLHVQSQGKGFPILCLHGHPGSGSSLSVFTNHLSQRFQTIAPDLRGYGNSPAQQAFQMEDHLLDLEAVLDRYQVSRCLVLGWSLGGILAMELALKFPQRVSGLILVATAARPRGSHPPITWQDNFYTGLASMINRLSPGWQWNIEAFGKRSLYRYLIQQHTAIAYQYLADEALIAYLRTSREATQALTVALRKDYNRLADLAQITCPSLVLAGAEDRHITAQSSWETAQHLQNSQWHCYPNTAHLFPWEIPDQVVKDIDRWLALHPEVMKSN from the coding sequence ATGCAATCGCAAAATTCGAGTTTCGATCGCGCTGCTCAAGCTGCTCGTTTGCATGTGCAGAGCCAAGGGAAAGGGTTTCCCATTCTTTGTCTGCACGGCCATCCTGGGTCAGGCAGTAGTTTGTCAGTGTTTACCAATCATTTATCCCAGCGTTTCCAGACCATTGCGCCAGATTTACGGGGTTATGGCAACAGCCCTGCTCAGCAAGCATTTCAGATGGAAGATCATCTACTGGATTTAGAAGCGGTGCTCGATCGCTATCAAGTTTCGCGTTGCTTAGTTTTGGGTTGGTCGCTAGGTGGCATTTTGGCGATGGAACTGGCCCTAAAATTTCCCCAACGAGTCAGCGGCTTAATTTTAGTCGCGACAGCCGCTCGCCCACGCGGTAGCCATCCGCCCATCACTTGGCAGGACAATTTTTATACGGGGTTAGCATCGATGATCAATCGCCTTTCCCCGGGTTGGCAGTGGAATATTGAGGCATTTGGTAAGCGATCGCTCTACCGCTACCTGATTCAGCAGCACACCGCGATCGCCTACCAGTATTTAGCCGATGAGGCACTAATTGCCTACCTCCGCACCTCCCGAGAAGCCACCCAAGCTCTGACAGTCGCTTTGAGAAAAGACTATAACCGCCTAGCGGATCTCGCTCAAATTACTTGTCCCAGCTTAGTCTTAGCGGGTGCCGAAGATCGCCACATCACGGCTCAATCTAGTTGGGAAACTGCTCAGCACCTCCAGAACAGTCAATGGCATTGCTACCCAAACACAGCTCACCTATTTCCTTGGGAGATCCCCGATCAAGTCGTAAAAGATATTGATCGGTGGCTAGCTCTCCATCCAGAAGTGATGAAATCAAATTAG
- a CDS encoding DUF1816 domain-containing protein, with protein MKEVLVSFLETLGLAFWVEIVTDRPRCTYYFGPFLSSQEAQVAKSGYVEDLEQEGAQGIRVTVKRCKTPADLTIADDLEVKMPLGKSRILSGQF; from the coding sequence ATGAAAGAAGTTTTGGTCAGTTTTCTCGAGACTCTTGGGCTCGCTTTTTGGGTTGAGATTGTTACTGATAGGCCTCGGTGTACTTACTACTTTGGGCCATTCCTCAGTTCTCAAGAAGCTCAAGTTGCCAAATCTGGTTACGTTGAGGATTTGGAGCAAGAAGGCGCTCAAGGGATTCGAGTCACAGTAAAGCGCTGCAAAACCCCTGCCGACCTAACAATCGCGGATGATTTGGAGGTAAAAATGCCTCTGGGAAAGTCTCGGATTCTTAGTGGGCAATTTTAG